A region of the Dromaius novaehollandiae isolate bDroNov1 chromosome W, bDroNov1.hap1, whole genome shotgun sequence genome:
ACTCTACTGCTTTGCGCATTGTATAATTGCTTACACTTTGGCAAAGCAAGTGTGAGTGTTGTTAAAACGCTGACAGTATCTTATGTGTGTTTAGTGCAAGGTTTAAATTATACTGTGAGATAACCAGGCACTGGAGAATAGGGCCCCAGAATCAGTTCAGTCTCGCAGTGGTAAAGCAAGGTCAGATCAAAGACTGTTTTTCCTGCATTCTCAAGAGCATTTACACATCTCCACTTAATTGAAATAACCTTGCAACATGAAGTCTTACAAAAATTTACCTAAAATATATTTGTCAGATGAAATATAATATTGTTTATGCTCATATTTCTTAATTCATGCATATGCATTAGTTTTGCAAGTTTGAAAACTATTTTCACTTTAATGCATTGGATTTTActgcaggttttttgttttgtttttttttttttaaagtttaaaggCTCTTATCCAGAACGAAGATGTGAAACCCAAGCTGCAGTACATCATGAATAACCCTTCCTTTTCTATGGTAACAGTTCAAAGTGAAGATAGTGGAATAACCTGGGAAACCAGCTCAAGCAGATGTTCTACTCCCTGGACCTCAGAAACTAGTACAACTTCTGATCTTTATAGTATGGAAAGTTCACCAGTAGGTTCTCCTCcaggaaaagttatttttattatggATGAAGGTAAGATTATTCGGAAAAGGAAGCGTAAACCTTCAAGTAGGGCGATGATGCCTACAAATCTGAAGGGAGGCCAGGGCAATAAAAAACGTGACTTTACTGGAATGCAGAGGCAAGAAACAAGAACTGTTCTAGCAGATGTGCAGGGCTCAGTGTTAAATGTTGAGCAAATGGAAGCACAAGATACAGATGAGGAAATGTTAGAAGACAGAGAAGATCTGGAAAACATTGCAGAAGAACCAGTAAAACGTGCTCCAATAAGATCAATTTTTCGAGAAAGCAAACTGAGAAAAGTAGGGCCAATCCTTGGAGGACCAGTAAAAGCTAGAATCCAGCTGTTCAATTCAATTTTTGGAGGAACTGGGCCCTTCCCTGAAACACTAGAAAAAACTAGAATCCAGAGATCTAGTTCAATTTCAGGAGAATCTGAACATTTTCCTGAAACATCAGTAAGAGAAAGATCACAGAAGTTCACTTCATTTCCAGAAGGAACACATCCAAAACCTTTTCAGAAAGCAAGAAGTAGAAATCTTGAAACACCAtcagagagaagaagagagcaAAGACGGCAGCTCGCATCACAAACAGATCAAAGCTATTCGTCACCTACAGTGCCTCTTGAGAAACGGCTTCTTAATAAAGATGACGTTTCATCTCAAAATATTAAACCTGTTCAGACGAAAGATAAACCTAGCACATTTTCAAACTCTGGTGCAGAAATAACTCTTCAgtgtgaagaaagaaaagaaaggcaatcTCTATCTGAGACTCCAGGTCAGGTATTGGGACGGTCACTGGAGTCCTGCCTTCCTGAAGAGGCAATGAAGCAGCGAAGTTATGCACACTCACCTGTGGCCAAAAGAGCAATAACACAGCAGTCAGCGTCTGTTCCACTAGATTCTGGTGATaaaccagagaaaaaaatgtcactTCTTTCAGCTGAGACTCCAAACCAGAAACCAGACCGATCACTGCTGACTGCGCCTGGTCTTCTGGATGAACTGAAGGAGCAGGAAATTCAGCCACAGTCTGTTCCAGCAGATTCTATTAATGAATTAGACAGACAAGCTCCCCAAACTGttttccctatgtctacagcacCTCTGTCAGAACATCCTGAGAAAGAAGTGCAGAAGTCAGCAATTCAGTCTTACTTACCGAGTGCTCCATCAGCTGAATCCAAATATTCCACTCCATCAGAAACAAGACAGGAGGATGTGATTCTGCATCCATCTAAAACTGCACAGTCAGAACCTGAACATGTGTTTTTATCACATTCTGTAGATGAAGCAGAGAAGCAAGAAACTGAGTGTCACTCGTCAGCAACTGCGCAGTCAGAAACTGAGCATTCAGCTTTACTGtattctgttaaaaaaacagagaaacaaaagacCCCAGTACCAGATCCCCCAAAAGTTCATTTAGAGAAGCAAAGTATTCAGACTCATTCTGTAACTACTCAGCCAGAGTCTGAAAAACAAGACTTTCCCCCCTTCATTCAGGAAGTAGAGGAGCAAGAAATTAAACCGTATTTACATATTCCTGAAAAAATAGAATCTAAGTATTTTGGCATTTCATATCCAGTtcacacagaaacacaggaaactcAGAAATCTTCACCTGTAAATACAGCAGTAGATTTGGATCACCCCattatttccactgaaaaaagcaagcaaacagagaGTACGCAACTGGAAATGGAACATGCAGATTTCTCATATACCAATGAAGTAACTGAGGAATCAGAAAGAGCACAGATGGAGACAGAGTATCCAGATGTCTCCTTTTCCAGAGAAGAAACAGAGGACTTGGAGAGTGCACAGCCGGAGACGGAGCGTCCAGATTTCTCGTATTCCAGGGAGAAGACGGAGGACTTGGAGAGTGCACAGCCGGAGACGGAGCATCCAGATTTCTCATATTCCACAGAAGAAATGATGGAATTGGAAACTGCGCAGCTGGACACGGAGCGTCCAGATTTCTTGTATTCCAGGAAAGAAACAGTGGAATCAGAGGGTGCACAGCTGGACACAGACCATCCAGATTTCTCGTATTCCAGGGAAGAAACGGTGGCATCAGAGGGTGCACAGCCAGAGATGGAGCATCTAGATTCTTCATAttccagagaagaaagagaggagtTGGAGAGTGCACAACTGGGGACAGAGCATCTGGACTTCTCCTTTTCAAGGAAGGAAACAGAGGAATCGCAGAGTGCACCACTGGGGATGGAGCATGCAGACTTCTCGCATTCCAGGGAAGAAATGGTGGCATCAGAGGGGGCACAGCTGCACACAGAGCATCCAGATTTCTCATATacagggaaagaaacagaagaaacgcAGAGTGCTCCACTGGAGAAGAAGCATCCAGCTTTTTCATATTCCAGGAAAGAAATAGTGGCATCAGAGGGGGCACAGCTGGACACGGAGCATCCAGACTTTTCTGTTcccagggaaaaaagagaagaattgcagagtGCACCGCTGGGGAAAGAGCATCCAGATTTCCTGCATTCCAAGGAAGAAATGGTAGAATCAGAGAGTGCACAGCTGCACATGGAGCATCCAGATTTCTCATATGTGAGAGAAGCAATGGTGGAATCACAGGGTGCACAGCTGGAGACAGTGTGTCCAGGTTTCTCATCTTCCAGAGAAGAAATAGGGGAATCAGAGGGTGTGCAGCTGGAGATAGTATGTCCAGATTTCTCATATTCCAGGAAAGAAACACTGGAATTGGAAACTGCGCAGCTGGACACGGAGCGTCCAGATTTCTTGTATTCCAGGAAAGAAACAGTGGAATCAGAGGGTGCACAGCTGGACACGGAGCATCCATATTTCTCATATTCCAAGGAAGAAATGGTAGAATCAGAGGGTGGACAGCTGGAAAAGGAGCATCCAGATTCTTCATAttccagagaagaaagagaagatttGGAGAGTGCACCACTGGGGATGGAGCACACAGACTTCTTGTATTCCAGGGAAGAAATGGTGCCATCAGAGGGTGCACAGCTGGACACAGAGCATCGAAATTTCTCACATCCCAGGGAAGAAATAGTGGAATTGGTGAGTGCACAGCTGGACATGGAGCATCCAGCTTTCTCATATTCCAGGGAAGAAACAGAGGAATCGGACAGTGCACAGCTAGAGAAGGAGCATCCAGATTTCTCATATTCCAGGGAAGAAATGTTGGAATCGAGGAATATACAGGTGGAAACCAAGCATCTGGAACTCTGTTTCTCcagggaagaaacaggaaaacagaagtctATTCCTTTGGAATTGGAACACCCAAAGTTCTCTTATTCTCACAGAGAAGCTGAGCAACAAGAAATGGCACAGCTCATGTTGAATCCTTCAGATTTATCATGTTCAATGGAAGaaggtgagaaagaaaacagtacagAACTTGAATTGGTGTATGCATCTGATGTATCTGATTCCACTGGAAGAGCTGAGACACAGCAAACGGAGTACCTGCAATCAGAACATTCAGATTTACCATATCGtacaaataaaagaaagcagcaacaaATGGCCGAAGTAGATTTGGACAATCCTTGTTTGTCGTATTTTGGTGTCAAAGTAGAAGTGCAGCAGGATTCACAGCAGAGAGATAAGCTGTATTCCCTTGACAAAGCAGGGGAAGGACAAACTACTCAACTGCAGTCAGAGCATGCAGTTTTATCATATTCTCCTGTGAAAGAAAGGCAACATAAAACTTCACAGCTGAATTTGCAACAAACAGATGCATCATATTCCACAggcaaaacagaacaagaaatgtTACAACCAAAGTTAGAACAAGCAGATTCACCATATTCCTGTGGAGAAGCAACACAAGAAGCTGTACAAAAAGATTTAGAAGGTCCTGGACTGTCATGCTTCATTAGCAAAGCAGAGCAACATGAAAATGTACCATTAGCTTCAGAAAATCTTGATTTCTCATTTACTACTGGAGAAGCAATGCAAGAAGGAATGGAGTCGGGATCTTCAGACCCCTCATGTCCTACTGACAAAGCAAAGCCCCGGGAAGAGGCACCATCAGAGCAGAAGCATTCACTTCCCTTCTACTCCATTGCTGACAGTCAGCAACAAGAAAGTACACCACTGGATTTGGCACAGCCAGATACACTGTACTCCTTTGGCAAAATGGAACAACGAGAAGTAGTACGACGAGAGTTGGAACAACAGGAAACAACCCAacaaaaagctacagaaatggAACTGGAGCATTCAGATTTGTCAGAAACCTGTGGGAAAGCAGAGCCACAGGAAATGCAACAAACGGATTTGGCCCAGTCAGACCACTCATATTACTGTGACAAAGAAGGACAGCAAGAAATGGCTCAACCAGAGTTAGCACATCTGCCTTTGTCATATTCTTGTGGGGAACACGTGCAAGGAGAAGAAATAGAAATGGAGCCAGCATATCCAGAATGGGCATTTTCCATAAGTACAGAAATGCAGCAGGAAATGATAGAACAGAAATCAAAGCAACCGGATTTTTCACGCTCTGCTGGCAAAATAGAGCAACAAGAAATAATACCTCCAGAGCTGGAGCAAACATTTTTGCCATCTTCCACTGAAAGAACAGCACCACAGGAAATAGAAATGAGGTCAGACTATCCAGATTTGTCATATTCATTTGACAAAGCAGAACAGCAGGAGACGTTGAAACATCCAACTTTACCATTTAGCTCAAAGCAACGAGAAACTGAACCTTTGGCAATAGAACATCCAGATATTTCACCTGAAATCAGTGAAACAAAACCAGGAGACACTGTACAGAGGGAGTCAGAACACCCAGAGCTGGCATATTCCATAGGAAAATCACAACAAGAATCAGAATATTTAGGTTCATTAGAAACCCTGGTTGAAGCAGCACAAGATGAAACTATGCAAGTGGAATCTAAATATCCAAATTTGCCGTGTTCTGTTGGTCAAAAAGACCAACAAGAAACTTCACAATTAGGTGCCAAATATCCAGATTTATCATGTTTCTTGGGTAGTGCCAAAGAACGAGCAACTCTAGAGTGTGAGTCAAAACATCAAGACTTGCCTAAAGTGACCAGAAAAAGCGTTCCACCAGCAACTGCAAAAATAGAATCAAAATATCCAGATTTGGCATATTCCCTTGGCAAAGCAGAAGAACCAGAAATTGCACCATGGGAAATGAAATGCCCTGATTTGTCACATTCCACTGATGAAAGAAACCAACAAGAAATAGTACCGTTGGATCAGAAACATAGCAAATTTTCTATTGACAAAGGaacacagcagcaaaacacaaaacagCAGTTAGAGCAAACGACGTTTTCATATTCTGCTGGCAGAACAGAGCAATTAAAACATGCCCAACAGGACTTGGAACAAACAGATTTATCACTTCCCATTGACAAGCCAAACTACGAAATGGCCCAGCCAGAAATGGAACATGTTGATGTGATATATCCTCTTGACAAAACAGAGGTGCAACAAAGAGTACAACTAGAATTAGAGCAAACAGGTTTAACTTACTcctttggaaaaacagaacagaaaacagtgcAGCCAGAAATGGAACATCCTGATTTGGCAGGTTCTGTGGGTGTAGTAGAACAAGAGGACGTGGCACAGACAGAGCTGGGACATCCTGATATGTCTTACCCTCTTTTCGAAACAGGAGAACTGCAAACTGCACAGTTGAAACCCAAACACCCAGGTCTAGCATATTTTACTGACAAAGTGCAGGAAACTGCAGAGCTGAGGGTGGCACAACCAGATGCATCATATGCCCATGACAAAACAGAACAGTGCCCGCCCGCCCATCTGGAACTGGGCCATGCAGACTTGTCATCCTCTGCTGACAAAGCAGGACAGCCAGGGATGGCGCACAGAGCCTTGGGGCACCCTGATGCAAGGTACTCTGTCAGTAGAGCAGAACATCCACAAGCTGCAATACTAGGAGGTCCAGATGTTTCATCTCATagtgaaaaagcagagcaaaaaggaATGTCAAAACTAGAGTCAAAACATCCTGATTTGTCATATTCCTTTGATAAAACACAGCCACAAGAAACTACACAACTGGGGTTAGGAAAACCAGATCTCTCATCTTTGCCTGGCAAAGCAGAGCAACCACATACTGCTCAGGAGGACCTGGAGCAATCGGGCTTCGTGCATTCTTTCAACAAAGCCAGACAACGAGAGAAAGCCCAGCCAGAACTGGAACATCCACAGTTATCTTATTCTGTTCATGAAGCAGAACAAGAAACTGCACATGAAAAATCAAACCATTCAGATTTATCGTATGCTGTTGGCAGATTAGAGCACCATGAGATCATACAAACAGAGGCAGAACAAATGGATTTATCACGGCCAATTGGCAAAACGCAGCAACCACAAATTGCTCAGCTGGATTTGGAATATCCAGATTTATCATATTCCATTGTCACAGtacagcaacagaaaaaggtTCAACCAGAACTGGAACAGCCAGGTGATTTTTCGTCATCTCATGGCAAAGAAGAACAAAGagaaagtgcaagaatgcagtcAGATCAGCCTGAGTTGCAGCGCTCCATTGGGGAAATAGAAGGCTTGCAAACTTCACAAGTGAAATCAGAATCTGCAGACTTGTCATTTTCTATTGACACAGTAGGACCTCATGAAATAGCACAATCAGAGTTGAAAGAATATGATTTGTTGCATTCTTTTGTCAAAACAAAGGGATCACAGGCTGTCCCACTGGAGTCTGAATATCCAGACGTCTCAAATTCCTTGGGCAAAGTAGAGCCTCCTGATTTGTCCTCTTCCATtagtaaagaaaagcaaactgcacAACTGGAGTTCAAACAACAAGAAAGAGGAAATTACAAATTACACCCAGAGCAAGCAATGTTATCACGCTCCCGTGGCAAAGCAGAGCAGCCCAGAAGTGCCCAAATGGAAGTGGAAGTCCAGGAATTCTTGTATTCCTCTGGCAGAACAGAGCAACAAGAAATGGTAAAACAGATGTTGGAGCATCCCAATTTATCATATTCCACTGATAAAACACAGCAAGAAGAAACTACACAACTGGAGTTAGGACAACCGGATTTATCATCTTACCTTGGCAAAACAGAGCAACCACAAACTGCTCAAGTGGAAGCAGAACATCTGGACTTGCTACATTTCactagcaaaacaaaacagcaaggaGTGGCACAACCAGAATTTGAACATCCTGGTTTGCTGCATTCCACTGGCAAAGTAGAGCAgccacaggctctgcagctgAAATCAGGACAGCCTGTAACACCACATCCCATtgaaaaaacagagcaacaaGGAATGGCACATCCAGAGTGGGAACTTCCTGATTTATCATATTCCATTagcaaaacacagccagaagaaACTACACAACTGGAATTAGGACAACCAGATTTATCCTATGCCCTTGCTAAGACAGGTGAAATACAAACTGTGCGAGGGGAATTGGAACATTCGTTGTATTCTTCtgacaaaacagaacaagaaaggGTATTACCGGAGTTGGGACATCCACAGCTATCTTATTTTGTTAGTGAAGTAGAACAGGAAGCTGGCCATCAGAAATCAAATTGTCAAGATTTGTCATATTCTCTTGGCAGATTGGAGCACCATGAAATCGTACAACTGGAGGTGGAAGAAATGGATTTATCGTATCCAGCTAGTGAATCAGAGCATTCACAACCTGCCCAAGTAGTACTGGAACAACCAGAGTTTTTGGAGGCTTTTGGCAatctagaggaaaagaaaatggccCATCCTGGCTTTTTGCATTCCCTtggtgaagaaaagcagaaacaggcacaggtgGGCTTGGAGCAACCAGGTTTATTATGTTCCCTTGACAAAGCAGAACAACAGGCAAGTGCACAAACAGCGTTCATGCATTCCGATGTTTCATATTCCATGGGGAAAGCAGAACAATTGCAAACTGAACAACCAAAATCAAAATGTGCAGATTTGTCATATTCTCTTGACAAAGTAGAGACTCATGGAAAGAAACAACCAGAGTTATTGTATTCCAACGGTGAAACAGAGCAGCCACAGATTgctcagctggagttggagcATACAGAGACATCATTCTTTGCAGGAGAAATGGAGCGGAGGGAGGGTGCCCAACCCAAACTGCAATATGTTAATTTGCAGTACTCTGTTAGTGAAACAGAGCAACCAGAAACGCCTTCTGTATCATGTGCCTTTGGCAGGACTGAGGAGCAGGAAACTGCACAAGTGGAGCTTGAACAATCAGATTTATCAAGTTCTACTGACAAAGTAGAACAGCGTGAAACTGCCCCGCTGAGAGCAGGATGTTCAGAGAAGCAAGACTCTGAGATTACTTCATCTCTAACTACTCAGTTGGAAACTGAACAACAAGATTTATCCTTTCCTGctgaggaagcagagagtcaaAAAATTCAACCTTATTCATCTCTTCCTGAACAATCAGTGTCTGTACCTTTAGGTGTCTCACActctgtttctgaaacaaaaatgggAGGAAGTCAGAAGTCTTCACCTGCAACTGCAGGCCTGTCTCCTGAGCACTCAGATTTGTCTTACACCCCCTGTAAAACACAGCAGTCAGAAATGATACAACCTGAGTCAGGTTTCTTTTTTGCAAGGGATACAAAAATTGATCTACATTCACCTGTGGCTGTACAGTCAGAGACTGAACATGCAATTTTACCTGAGACAGGGAGAGAGCAACCTCCACATTTCTTTCACGCAACTACACAATTAGAATCTGAACAATTAAATCTATTATATCCTATAGATAAAGCAGAAGCCCTAGAAAGTCAAGATTATTTAACTGTACCTTCAAAACTGGAGTCCGAACCCTCAGTTACATTTTATTCAGTTGATGAAACATATCAGCAAGAAATTCCATCTTATTCAAAACCTGCCTCTGAATATTTGGTTCCTACATACTCCCttgctgaagaagaaaagcaaagcatgcaGCCATATATTCCCCAAACAGCACAATCAGAGTGtaaacatataattacaccaaATGATGAAACAGAACCGCAACAAATTCA
Encoded here:
- the LOC135324432 gene encoding cardiomyopathy-associated protein 5-like codes for the protein MEGYHGAECDRASETSSVLEDEEEEEEEEEEEEEAVDPEEAEELANSLKALIQNEDVKPKLQYIMNNPSFSMVTVQSEDSGITWETSSSRCSTPWTSETSTTSDLYSMESSPVGSPPGKVIFIMDEGKIIRKRKRKPSSRAMMPTNLKGGQGNKKRDFTGMQRQETRTVLADVQGSVLNVEQMEAQDTDEEMLEDREDLENIAEEPVKRAPIRSIFRESKLRKVGPILGGPVKARIQLFNSIFGGTGPFPETLEKTRIQRSSSISGESEHFPETSVRERSQKFTSFPEGTHPKPFQKARSRNLETPSERRREQRRQLASQTDQSYSSPTVPLEKRLLNKDDVSSQNIKPVQTKDKPSTFSNSGAEITLQCEERKERQSLSETPGQVLGRSLESCLPEEAMKQRSYAHSPVAKRAITQQSASVPLDSGDKPEKKMSLLSAETPNQKPDRSLLTAPGLLDELKEQEIQPQSVPADSINELDRQAPQTVFPMSTAPLSEHPEKEVQKSAIQSYLPSAPSAESKYSTPSETRQEDVILHPSKTAQSEPEHVFLSHSVDEAEKQETECHSSATAQSETEHSALLYSVKKTEKQKTPVPDPPKVHLEKQSIQTHSVTTQPESEKQDFPPFIQEVEEQEIKPYLHIPEKIESKYFGISYPVHTETQETQKSSPVNTAVDLDHPIISTEKSKQTESTQLEMEHADFSYTNEVTEESERAQMETEYPDVSFSREETEDLESAQPETERPDFSYSREKTEDLESAQPETEHPDFSYSTEEMMELETAQLDTERPDFLYSRKETVESEGAQLDTDHPDFSYSREETVASEGAQPEMEHLDSSYSREEREELESAQLGTEHLDFSFSRKETEESQSAPLGMEHADFSHSREEMVASEGAQLHTEHPDFSYTGKETEETQSAPLEKKHPAFSYSRKEIVASEGAQLDTEHPDFSVPREKREELQSAPLGKEHPDFLHSKEEMVESESAQLHMEHPDFSYVREAMVESQGAQLETVCPGFSSSREEIGESEGVQLEIVCPDFSYSRKETLELETAQLDTERPDFLYSRKETVESEGAQLDTEHPYFSYSKEEMVESEGGQLEKEHPDSSYSREEREDLESAPLGMEHTDFLYSREEMVPSEGAQLDTEHRNFSHPREEIVELVSAQLDMEHPAFSYSREETEESDSAQLEKEHPDFSYSREEMLESRNIQVETKHLELCFSREETGKQKSIPLELEHPKFSYSHREAEQQEMAQLMLNPSDLSCSMEEGEKENSTELELVYASDVSDSTGRAETQQTEYLQSEHSDLPYRTNKRKQQQMAEVDLDNPCLSYFGVKVEVQQDSQQRDKLYSLDKAGEGQTTQLQSEHAVLSYSPVKERQHKTSQLNLQQTDASYSTGKTEQEMLQPKLEQADSPYSCGEATQEAVQKDLEGPGLSCFISKAEQHENVPLASENLDFSFTTGEAMQEGMESGSSDPSCPTDKAKPREEAPSEQKHSLPFYSIADSQQQESTPLDLAQPDTLYSFGKMEQREVVRRELEQQETTQQKATEMELEHSDLSETCGKAEPQEMQQTDLAQSDHSYYCDKEGQQEMAQPELAHLPLSYSCGEHVQGEEIEMEPAYPEWAFSISTEMQQEMIEQKSKQPDFSRSAGKIEQQEIIPPELEQTFLPSSTERTAPQEIEMRSDYPDLSYSFDKAEQQETLKHPTLPFSSKQRETEPLAIEHPDISPEISETKPGDTVQRESEHPELAYSIGKSQQESEYLGSLETLVEAAQDETMQVESKYPNLPCSVGQKDQQETSQLGAKYPDLSCFLGSAKERATLECESKHQDLPKVTRKSVPPATAKIESKYPDLAYSLGKAEEPEIAPWEMKCPDLSHSTDERNQQEIVPLDQKHSKFSIDKGTQQQNTKQQLEQTTFSYSAGRTEQLKHAQQDLEQTDLSLPIDKPNYEMAQPEMEHVDVIYPLDKTEVQQRVQLELEQTGLTYSFGKTEQKTVQPEMEHPDLAGSVGVVEQEDVAQTELGHPDMSYPLFETGELQTAQLKPKHPGLAYFTDKVQETAELRVAQPDASYAHDKTEQCPPAHLELGHADLSSSADKAGQPGMAHRALGHPDARYSVSRAEHPQAAILGGPDVSSHSEKAEQKGMSKLESKHPDLSYSFDKTQPQETTQLGLGKPDLSSLPGKAEQPHTAQEDLEQSGFVHSFNKARQREKAQPELEHPQLSYSVHEAEQETAHEKSNHSDLSYAVGRLEHHEIIQTEAEQMDLSRPIGKTQQPQIAQLDLEYPDLSYSIVTVQQQKKVQPELEQPGDFSSSHGKEEQRESARMQSDQPELQRSIGEIEGLQTSQVKSESADLSFSIDTVGPHEIAQSELKEYDLLHSFVKTKGSQAVPLESEYPDVSNSLGKVEPPDLSSSISKEKQTAQLEFKQQERGNYKLHPEQAMLSRSRGKAEQPRSAQMEVEVQEFLYSSGRTEQQEMVKQMLEHPNLSYSTDKTQQEETTQLELGQPDLSSYLGKTEQPQTAQVEAEHLDLLHFTSKTKQQGVAQPEFEHPGLLHSTGKVEQPQALQLKSGQPVTPHPIEKTEQQGMAHPEWELPDLSYSISKTQPEETTQLELGQPDLSYALAKTGEIQTVRGELEHSLYSSDKTEQERVLPELGHPQLSYFVSEVEQEAGHQKSNCQDLSYSLGRLEHHEIVQLEVEEMDLSYPASESEHSQPAQVVLEQPEFLEAFGNLEEKKMAHPGFLHSLGEEKQKQAQVGLEQPGLLCSLDKAEQQASAQTAFMHSDVSYSMGKAEQLQTEQPKSKCADLSYSLDKVETHGKKQPELLYSNGETEQPQIAQLELEHTETSFFAGEMERREGAQPKLQYVNLQYSVSETEQPETPSVSCAFGRTEEQETAQVELEQSDLSSSTDKVEQRETAPLRAGCSEKQDSEITSSLTTQLETEQQDLSFPAEEAESQKIQPYSSLPEQSVSVPLGVSHSVSETKMGGSQKSSPATAGLSPEHSDLSYTPCKTQQSEMIQPESGFFFARDTKIDLHSPVAVQSETEHAILPETGREQPPHFFHATTQLESEQLNLLYPIDKAEALESQDYLTVPSKLESEPSVTFYSVDETYQQEIPSYSKPASEYLVPTYSLAEEEKQSMQPYIPQTAQSECKHIITPNDETEPQQIQLYSSKTARSKTALSESMCLMHTPDQGKQGSQDQSLDTEYLSSEQLRIPFKFTAEQHEQAMQPDVQQVTRLVTMESKAAAVADQAVSSDSFVPFHALPEKSMSVVFTDDEEKQNIPSSLSGIVGMLGKRSNIVSSSYNEGKDRHEMQPYFTEQKCTPSEQPEAISSDLIYETVTHKPQHYSGEGGSLSSAESKSICCISSDEKQNPDIPSSFGLASWLAEEVKARSVTPIRATDVDKQGIQLSPNEASDFGAKQFPAGSCKELTVHRTLKNKPGIFGVSDVVSSEISYRLSSETSHRIQRHDLQSLGRDNPGPEKVPKNETSIGNPTKMEATQQPGVDKVPEHHPRGKEEEIEHVRAVEDSQHAPEPTEQKDLFNIISEGYEILNIHAPTHIYSVDQEESKHMPDKLEYLETNPSFKRKLADDGHRALASGTTIEISESSVLENPGNHELKELVKDTAAVETGETEKEKSVLPENNDDTVLDPNNGMADMDYFEKYTLIDDKSPIKPTFERPSSLVSMTANPKEPVEEAPSFKESSEVNTLEEEFSLLEDLDEVFYGTVKGESMESCASVSKLFPVQKSIDISSKKVMNVEDEQKSPGTPLFDSEEGVLERSLLFPTTVAAINPELLEEPPALSFLYKDLYAEAVGAKTKEETPSDEESGNSNASFPSRNSDTDDGTGIYFEKYILKDEIPGKAVGHPQKDQIPEDQPVSGDISVQSSREKHKQWSSDVSVVRTKVLPERAVVEREKVQVDSDIKATICKPMHAIPFGSKVNLSSARSATSEQREEENLPVETTEELPEQTSHPECRQRMDYQGAAPQEAANKQEEQHEIAAVHQMEKYIPYVRTPVEDSEDNQYAQAYLSHVPTIQPTEKPDVQREEQRPDICEDLTEAMDYDVITQEELLQDEMSSELTHEELLFEDRDSFEHIGESYEFVDEPEQRTPVELEDSGFVVMYPEKSSTNIPQVESPQRESKKAQIDTYCYHCKYPISAIDKLFGEHKDHEVSTLDAAASKMKDQLDELLIALEEKSMKIEGFVSEIESLFNSVEENCKQNAELLEKQNEDMIKKVVAQYDEKSENLEEVKKMKMEYLYEQMVNFQQTIDSAKETLETTVKEMEELDGFVFLNSSKELNKRLLSAMDTTLSLEKVPSAFSLFEHYADSPGKSNQHSLNHVAVPQTPILIAQEPNSATSTSIAVYWTVSEGDAIDCFQVYCMEEPQANKDQSALVEEYRVTVKESHCILEDLEPDRCYSVWVMAVNCTGCSLPSEKAIFKTAPAAPVIRAEDCTVCWDTATVRWRAGSQAPESFTLEYCRQYSPEGEGLRSFAGIKKPELKVSLEPNVNYFFYLRAVNASGTSEQSEAALISTKGTRFHVLNGTAHPALQISSDGTVIRLPEKARFTGFPSVLGELLPARGRHYWETVVSACRNYRIGICYEATSQSNVLGLNDTSWCMHCCPTQTSFLYRFLHTSVMSDVRVTEQPARIGILLDYSRGRLLFFNAERGLVLFAIRHKFTDAAHPAFALEKAGVLTLRTGMELPEFVKHS